GTtaagttattttagtaataattacatacatatatgaataaaatgttaGAACATATTACGCAAATTACTGTAATGTATCTTATAAGTTTGTCTCTTCAAAACTGAAAGCCAACTTGGTAATATTTTAGCATGAATAAACTTAGTTAACTACCGACAAATGTTTGCGACGATAACCTAACACCACGAGAAGGATTTACTAGTAAAGCTATTTCGAATATTAATTAGGGTCGTAGGTCAATGGAGGGATCTAAACTCTTATACATACAGCTGAGCCTAGGCGTAGTTGATTCAAATCAGTACAAGCACCAATGAGTTGTCATGTGAAcattacgtattaaataattcagTGATGAAATGATactgagaaaaaaaaacgtatatcaACCAAACAGTTGAGTTGTGTAGTACAATCCTAACCTTCGTCTTGATATTAGAGggacatgaattataataaatcttattataactaatattataacttattataactaatattattacgttaatattataactaatattataactttatctcacattactttactattttcataaattaatttgacaatccaTATCTTTGGCTGTACTGGCATTCAAGTTAAcgattatgaaaacaataataattgatttttagaATACGATATTTGCGAAACAAATATCCATGTATACAAAAGTACCAAAGTAAATCTTCCTTTGTTGTTCCTCTTcaaagttttggagcttatgtcacaacgctgttccaatgcaacGTGAACGGTGTATATATTTAGCtcatcgaatatattttataattatacaatatcgcACGCCTGATAAAAATCTGAGTAACGCTATAAATTTAACCATTCATTTGGTTATATATAAACGTGTTTAATGCAAGaagtatatatgtaagtacTTCTGTATCTTTCTGGGTCAGggaacgtaaataaataaattttataataattactcaaGGATTGTGTACATGAAGTGTACTGCCTAGGaaagtgttaaaaataatattatgaagtttaattttaagttagtaattttgaattagtttttatttagctTCATCGAGGTCATTGATTCAGTAGCCTTATCGAAAAATCTGTCAAGATAAAGAACACTAAGAGACTGGTAATATCAATtgtgatttaaattgaaaatgcttacacttttgtttgttaaaacagttgctataaaaaaaaatcattgacgCTTGATTGTACTAAGAAATAAcagagacaaaaatatttttgtaatttcttttaCGAATGACGTCGATGTATCAATTTCGTCCTTACCGATAAAGGTCTATATTAATTTGTCCATTACTGTTCATAATGCCCAATTTCCTCAACACGCAGTATATAATACAAGGCTCGTCCGATTCTTGGAATTCGATTCGTTTGCCCTTCGGAAACATTTCACCTAGGCACTTTTCAGCAACAATATCCGACATCTTCTCGTGTGCGTACATCACTGATATTCGGGCGTATGTACACGGGAGCAGCAAGATCGTGAATGTCAACAATTCTGAAACAATTTAGCTTTGGTATTACAAGTATTACAAAGCATTACTCTCGGCTTTTGATACACATGAaaaataagtacttaataaaaCATAGATTAAAGGGATAACGAATAGGTTTTTCGAATATCACTTCGGAAACTCGGTATGTTTAACAAGCTTTAGTTCTGTATATCTTTTTTGCATttgtcatttcatttattaacatttactaaaataatctaaaaaatatttatacaatatatataaattacataagtgCATACAAACAGAttatcgtattaaaaatatgtaatatgtatgtctaatctatatctacatatatctatactactatAGAAATCTGTagagtctgtctgtctgtctgactaACTGACATCAGTTttactatttttgaaatttttgtctgtctgtctctctctgGACGGTTGAGAAATAAAACTTGATATACAGTAAGAACATGTGATTGCTCAAATCATAGATTATATATCATGCCGGTGAGGTGATGAGATTTTCATGGCAGcattcaataacaaaaaatttaatcattaattttctgttttcttaaataatttaagaagcATTATTCAACTGTTTTAGTtaattgtatgtgtgtgtgtgagtgtgtgcgCGTGTGTGCGTGCGTTTTGTGATTCAATTTAGATTTttgctcattttttttttctctcttaaGAGGAGAAAATACATATAGAGCAAAAAATTTGTCCATTtgaaaatagagtttaattctAATCTGACTTAAAACAGTTGTTGATATTTTAACGTTTTcactaaattgaaattaatttagtagtgaatattcaatttcatttataaatatttaaaaacatcaaatattggcataattgtttttttgaaaatcacaattttttttttaatttggtgttcctgttattaattttattgtttacactattctttgttattttattatcttatatgttcaataaatatattcaaaacaaaagtattttttccatttataataaaaatatttttattttaaataacttattttaaataaatttaaaacacccAGCGATGCGGGCGGGTAGCAGCTAGTCGTAAATAAACTCATAAGGAACATTGTCAGGGATTATTTGATGGACATCATTGTTTGTCATTTCgtcatatttgaaattaaataataattaatagtaggTTTTCGAAGTATAATTCTACTACTACTTTTATACCACTACGCTTCTCAAAGTGATATTTCGTTTTGCATTTTGTATGAATCTCTTTAGAGACGACGTGAAGCGGATCGTCATTTCGAATACGATTAAAAACGTGATGTCCAAGCTGCAAATCTACGTGACAACGTTACAAGCAAacgatttgatattaaaatcggTCTTACAAAGCTTAAAACGTTCTTACaacgtttaataatttaacaataatttattccgGTCAAATTAGACCAAAAAGCAATTGTGAATAAACTTACAACAAGCTGATAGTtggtaaaattgtttaaaatataattataaataaaatgttgaagcTCCCCACCATTCctatgtataaaaattgttttactcAAAGTCAAAGGTAAAACAAAAAAGAGTTTTTCGCGATTCTCAGCAAAACGGtaagttttatcataaaaatacccCCGACACAAATTGtagatcataaaattatttactgaaaatcgcgaaaaacacattttttgacCATTgaccttgaataaaaaaaaatccacaattttgtacaattttacCAATTATCAGCTTGTTGTAAGTTTACGTATCACCGAATGTCTAGATTTAGCGGACTCATTTAGTATTCTCGGTATATCGTATACTTTTCACACACACGAACACACAACCTAACACTTGTATGtgatttgttttatgttttaccTTTTCTTACTTTGGAAATAAAGACTTTATATTCAAAACGAATACCTTATTCAAATGTGTCCTTATATGATTTACAAGaatatttgaatcgtcatttaacaagtcaatttaaaattagcaAAGTTTActatttttcattaatcatatacatatacatataataatattgaacacatggacattttatttaaataacaaactttattttgaattgtGCGTTATACATTTTAGGTGTTATATAACTACGATATATTAGGGGTGATAAATGGATGCATCAAATACGACTCAGTGACGTAATTCATGCTTAAGGGCAATTCCACTAATCCGGTTTCGATACGTTCCTAATTATATTCCGACCCAACGTCGATTATTTCtcacaataataaacattagcTTGATCGTAACTGAGAggaattctactaatttataacagCTACTATACGTTCTCGATTTTATTGCAACACAACTTTGCCCAAACCGAAAATGGATCGCTATGCAAGCTAGGAATACGGCTAAACGGTAACgacaatatttagatttatttgcgatgaaattaaaatttgttagtagaatatcCCCTGAATAATTGATGCATTTACGTTTGACATAACATACGTCACtgaataactattatttacgtTTCGTGTTATTCATATcacgttatataaatatgaataatttcattttcatttacgcataaattaatttcagttgAAATTATTTCACGTTTTGATATGAATCGTGCATCATAAAATCGTTAGGGTAAGCGTTTAAATTGTTcaacgttattaaaataaaaatgtgtgtgtgttttcggttacatataaataaaaattaagaaacaatatacaatttaataacatataatatatataatacaaatgttaTACAAAAGTGTAAAAACTGAACACTTCATCTACTTCTGAATTATTCATCCGGTTCTCGATAAGATATAACATAGAGCTGCGTGCAATCATTAAACACCTTCGCCTTTTTGCACACATCGTGGTCCAAATTCATCCCGTTAATATTCTGTGCGCATGTCTCCCCAACATCAGATATCAAAATCCTCGGATCGTATCTGTGTATCGCTTGAACCCTCCTATAATAGTTGCGTATATTTATAACGCCATCATTTGTCATGATACCGAATTTCTTCAGCACACAATGGATGATACATGGTATGTCGTTTCTATCTATGTGTAGCGGGTATTTGTATAAATTCCGAGGGTACATTTCTGTGAGACATTCTTTAGTGATGACGTCACTCTTCTGGTCGTGAGCGTATTGAATCGATAGAGACGGTTCCGTGTCCAAGCTTTGAGAAAAGAACTTATGTTTGTAGCTATTCACTGATATTCCTACATACATAACAGCAAGGACGTATATAACTGGAATGG
This window of the Vanessa atalanta chromosome 21, ilVanAtal1.2, whole genome shotgun sequence genome carries:
- the LOC125072204 gene encoding uncharacterized protein LOC125072204, whose product is MYAHEKMSDIVAEKCLGEMFPKGKRIEFQESDEPCIIYCVLRKLGIMNSNGQINIDLYRKRVQQAQLDGRSVPNDNGSACIESAEATQHKQDVCKKAKVFNDCTHLYKILF
- the LOC125072459 gene encoding uncharacterized protein LOC125072459; protein product: MLSLNLVLILVMNSYKHKFFSQSLDTEPSLSIQYAHDQKSDVITKECLTEMYPRNLYKYPLHIDRNDIPCIIHCVLKKFGIMTNDGVINIRNYYRRVQAIHRYDPRILISDVGETCAQNINGMNLDHDVCKKAKVFNDCTQLYVISYREPDE